DNA from Micromonospora nigra:
AGGCCGGCATCTCCTACGACATCTCCCCGGTCCCCGGCTTCGCCGGCGGCAAGGAGGCCCAGCCGTTCATCGGCGTCCAGGCGTTCTACGTGGCGGCCAAGGGGCAGAACAAGGCCCTGGCGCAGGAGTTCGTCGCGAACTACACCACCACGCCGGATCTGGCCGTGGCCCTCTACAACGCCGAGCCGCGCCCGCCGGCGCTGACCGCGGCGCTCGACCAGGTCAAGGGCAGCGACCCCGACCTGGCGAAGTTCCTGGAGGCCGGCCAGAACGGCCAGGTGCTCCCGGCGATCCCGGCCATGGCCGCGATCTGGGACCCGTTCGGCAAGGCCGAGGCCGCCATCATCGGTGGCGCCGACCCGGCCAGGACCGTCACCGCCGCCGGCAAGACGATCGCCGAACAGATCAAGTAATGAGCACGCCGCTGTCCGGCCCGGGGTCCGCACCAGGGACCCCGGGCCGGGGGCCCGTCCGCTCCGGGCTCCCGCGCTCGTCCCGTACCGCGCGGAACCACGCGCCGATCACCGCCACCGGCCTCGCGGTCAAGGTGATCCTGCTCGGCCTGGTGGCCGGGATCGCGATCTGGGCGGCGTTCCCGCTCATCGAGGCCGAGTACTGGATCGGGCTGGCCCTGCTGCTCGGCACCACCGCCGGCCTGTTCTACCTGTACCTGACGCCGCGGCACATCCCGGCCAAGTATCTGATCCCGGGCACGCTCTTCCTGATCGTGTTCCAGATCTTCCCGGTGCTCTACACCGCGAGCACCTCGTTCACGAACTTCGGCGACGGTCACCGCGGCGACAAGCGGGACGCCATCGTCGCCATCCAGTCCGCCTCGGTCACGCAGGTGCCGGGCTCCACCGAGTACGCCCTGTCGATCGCCACCACCGGCGACGCGGCCACCGGCCCGCTGGTCTTCCTGGTCACCGACCCGGCCACCGGCGAGGTCTCCGTCGGTGACGCCGACGGCCTGCGCCCGCTCGACGCCGACGCCGCCACCGTCGCGCCGGGCGGCAGGGTCACCGCCGCCGAGGGCTACACCGTGCTCAACGTCGGCCAGGCCAGCCTGCGCAGCCAGGAGATCACCGACCTCGTCGTGCCGACCGACGACGGCGCGCTGCGCTCGTCCGGCCTGTCGCGCGCCTACGAGGGCAAGGCGGTCCGGGCGTACGAGCGGGCGTGCGACTGCATCCGCGACTCCGAGAGCGGCCGGACGTGGACCGCCGACGAGACGGTCGGTGCCTTCGTCTCCCCCGACGGCGAACGGCTGGCCCAGGGCTGGAAGGTCAACGTCGGGTTCGACAACTTCCAGCGGGTGCTGACCAACCCGGCGATCTCCGAGCCGTTCTTCTCCACCCTGGTCTGGAACTTCGCCTTCGCGATCGGCTCGACCGGGTTCACCTTCCTGCTGGGCATGGCCATCGCCCTGGCGCTGCACTCGCCCAGGATGCGCGGCACCAACTGGTACCGGGTCCTGCTGATCCTGCCGTACGCGATGCCGTCGTTCGCGATGTTGCTGGCCTGGCGGGACATGTTCAACACCGACTTCGGCCTGATCAACAACATGTTCGGGCTCGGGGTCGACTGGTTCGGCCAGCCCTGGTCGGCCCGGATCGCGGTGATCCTGGTGCAGCTCTGGCTCGGCTACCCGTACATGTTCCTGGTGGCCACCGGCGCGTTGCAGGCCATCCCCCGGGAGTTGACCGAGGCCACCTCGGTCGACGGGGCCTCGCCCTGGCAGTCCTTCCGGTCGGTGACCCTGCCGCTGCTGCTGGTGGCGCTGTCGCCGCTGCTGATCGCGTCGTTCGCGTTCAACTTCAACAACTTCAACGCGATCTACATGACCACCGAGGGTGGGCCGTTCCCGGCCGACAACACCACCGCCGGCGCGACCGACCTGCTGGTCACCTACTCGTACCGGCTGGCCTTCGGCGCGCAGGGCGCCGAGTACGGCCTGGCGGCGGCGGTGTCGATCTTCATCTTCGCGATCGTCGCCACGGTCTCCGCGATCAGCTTCCGGCGGACCCGGCAGCTGGAGGAGGTGTACTCATGACCGCGCTCACCGGTCCCCCGGTCGCGGCCGACCCCGCCGCTTCGGCCGCCAGGCGCAACGCCGACCGGCGCAGGAGGAAGCGCTGGTTCGCCCAGGTCGGCTGGCGGCACGTCGTCGGCGTGCTGGCGGTGGCGTTCAGCCTCTTTCCGATCATGTTCGTCATCTCCGCCGCGGTGAACCCGCTGGGCACCCTGTCCTCCACGGCACTGGTGCCCACCGAGGGCGTGTCGTTCGGCAACTTCGGCGAGCTGTTCGAGCGGACCGAGTTCGCCTGGTGGTTCCTCAACTCGCTGCTGCTGTCCGGCGTGGCCACCTTCGCGTCGATCTTCCT
Protein-coding regions in this window:
- a CDS encoding ABC transporter permease subunit, whose product is MSTPLSGPGSAPGTPGRGPVRSGLPRSSRTARNHAPITATGLAVKVILLGLVAGIAIWAAFPLIEAEYWIGLALLLGTTAGLFYLYLTPRHIPAKYLIPGTLFLIVFQIFPVLYTASTSFTNFGDGHRGDKRDAIVAIQSASVTQVPGSTEYALSIATTGDAATGPLVFLVTDPATGEVSVGDADGLRPLDADAATVAPGGRVTAAEGYTVLNVGQASLRSQEITDLVVPTDDGALRSSGLSRAYEGKAVRAYERACDCIRDSESGRTWTADETVGAFVSPDGERLAQGWKVNVGFDNFQRVLTNPAISEPFFSTLVWNFAFAIGSTGFTFLLGMAIALALHSPRMRGTNWYRVLLILPYAMPSFAMLLAWRDMFNTDFGLINNMFGLGVDWFGQPWSARIAVILVQLWLGYPYMFLVATGALQAIPRELTEATSVDGASPWQSFRSVTLPLLLVALSPLLIASFAFNFNNFNAIYMTTEGGPFPADNTTAGATDLLVTYSYRLAFGAQGAEYGLAAAVSIFIFAIVATVSAISFRRTRQLEEVYS